TAGAAGTATTTAATCATCACTTGAGATTTAGTGTTCAAATCAATTGGGTTTTGGTGAGTACCAAAATGTTTCAGGTTTGGCTCATTTATATTATTTCTGCTCTAGTTCGGAAAAAAGCCTGTAAACGTATGCTCAAACTTAGTTTAAATGATTCTTTCAAGCTCGAGCTTGGCTAGACGAGGCTCTTGTGTATATCAAATGTAACTTGAGTCAGTaaacattaataaaaataaacgtAAGAATAAACCATTGATGTAAATAATGAAATCATACGACTCACAATCTTAGCTCAATTCACTTATGAATTGAGCTTGAACGAGCTAAATACGAATTGATCAGTAATCGAAATCAAACCGTTCAAACCAATTAATACCCTAATTTCGAAGCTGGTTGGACTTTGTTGACTAATAATCCAATCAGTCAGTCTGGCGGCTTTGCATTTTGGTCTTCTTGTTTCATTGGGCCTTTTTCCAGTTGGACATTGTCTTACCTCATATCCTTCCGCTTGTTGACGTCATACTCTTTCAGGATTATTTTTACTCACCACTCTTAAATTATGGTAATATTCATTATCCTATTTTGTACTGTTACTTGAGTTTAAATATCGAGATCTGCATTGTGTATAAATATAAATCTCGaaatttaaattataaaatgatgataaatagaatggtgagcaTCGTAATTACTTAAACACAGTGAggaaaattatttcaaaaaaaaaaatctggagCAGCTGCCTGCAACACGTGAATAGGGTGCATCCAACGCGTCGCCACGCAAGCAGAGGATTTTtatttaagaaaactaatgaaaaatgtttgaaaatttttagttttaacgataaggacaaaataaagggtaaagtgaatagtatcaattttgactttttaatataaaaatatgatttttcgttttttcgttaaaactctattttttatttataggtAAAAAATTCAGCAGGTCTAGCTGCCCAACATTTCTCCAGTTCATTATACCAACGGAACGTTCACACCAATTACCAAACATCGGATATATGCTTCGTCTTTTCTAGTTTCTTAAGCAACCAGGTGACGGCGATGCTTGAGGGAAAAGAATCTGAGGCAGAGAAGAGAAAGCTGGCGGACGGCGATGGCGACGGCGACGTCTCGGGGAGGCAAAAACATAAGAAGGCGCGGGATGGTAACGGAGACGTCACGGCCgtgaaggaggaggaggttgAGGAGTTCTTCGCTATCCTCGGGCGGATACGCGGGGCGGTCAGGCACTTCAAGAGTGCTAACGGCGGCGGCGTCCGTAAAGAAACGGGCGACGGATCCCGATTGAGGGCAATGCTCGAGAGTCACGAGGAAGCAAGCGGCGTCCAAGTGGGACCCAAGAGGGAGAATCGTAGGGTGGTGGAGAATTTGGGCTTGGATTTAAATGAGGATCCGAAACCGGAATGTGATCCAAGTTAGATGGGCAACTTGATGGGCTTTGTGCAGCTGTGGATATATGATTAGGCGGCCCCATTTTGTTTTGTAAATTgtaatttgcaaaacaaatgcTTAATTTGGTGCATGTGGTTGCCcataaatatgaaattttgtTTGGAAATTATTTGACGCCTTACTTGAGCAGACTCCCTTATTGTTGAGAAATCAGAATTTGACGTCTGCAAAAACTTTACGTTTTGTTGATTTAATGAAGTACTAGCCTTCATCCACGCACTaggcattttttgaatcacggcgtgTTAcgcggacttggattgtctgccctcttagttatggtgcccttccatgccctcctattttgtgcggtcacggttaagccacgtcaatattttatattaattttttaataagataataagacaaaaaataataaaaatataaaatattgacgtggcttaaccgtgaccgcacaaaaataggagggcatggaagggcaccacaactaggagggcagacaatccaagtccgtgTTACGCgtgacttacacgttttaaatgtactATTGTGCACGTGTGAAAGAATAGTGTATGAGAAGAATCAGAAAAAAACTAGACAACTAAAAATGTTGTAAAATACACTTTCAAGAGTTCATTTGAAAATACAAACACCTCAAATTATTCGGTtgttatgttttaattggttcATAGTTATCAAATTTTTTAAGTTTCTCTTACAAAAACTTATCTAAGTTCAAATAGTAATTTAATAGTATCGCAATCCAATCCCTTACGTTAAACTCATATAATCCAAAGTTGTTCAATtaagagtaggattctctccttttttttttttttaattccctcatatttgaacggttacggttaagtcacgtcaacatcttatattaattttttatagtaaaagaaaaacaaaataaaagaatataaGTGAAGATGAAAGAAGGGGATGGAAAGAGAATAAGAGAGAATCCTAGTCCGTTTAATTATTGGAAGcaataagagcaactccagcgtgGGAGTTTGCTCGAGGGACAGGCCTGGAAAAGGGCCCGAGAGTCCGGGCTACACACTCCAGCGTGGGGGAGCTCGAGGGACAGGGGAGGCTCGAGCGCCAGACCAGTGGGGAATTGCTAGCGCGTGAGCCCGAGGTGGATCTGAAGCAAGGCTGACGTCATGGTGACGTCaacca
The nucleotide sequence above comes from Malus sylvestris chromosome 16, drMalSylv7.2, whole genome shotgun sequence. Encoded proteins:
- the LOC126608110 gene encoding uncharacterized protein LOC126608110; this encodes MLEGKESEAEKRKLADGDGDGDVSGRQKHKKARDGNGDVTAVKEEEVEEFFAILGRIRGAVRHFKSANGGGVRKETGDGSRLRAMLESHEEASGVQVGPKRENRRVVENLGLDLNEDPKPECDPS